The following proteins are encoded in a genomic region of Burkholderia gladioli:
- a CDS encoding MSMEG_0565 family glycosyltransferase, with the protein MSAARLRIGLFTHSVNPRGGVVHTLELARALGAAGHEVSVVAPAGPCERMFRRDGEGEAYRVVLAHTRAQAADTVSMVATRIAAIRAAFDRRELAGFDVLHAQDSISGNALAEWKAEGAIPGFLRTVHHLDTFADPRLAAWQRRAWRDADRVLCVSAAWTARMRDEHGVAVLQVANGVDVERFGSARAADIDAIRRRFGLREAGPIVLAIGGIEARKNTRALLEAFALLRRAQPGMQLVIAGGASLLDHDAYTRGFVARAAELGLKIGAGEAVVATGTLDDTQVVALLHAADVVSMVSLREGFGLVVLEALAARRPVVVSRIAPFTEHLDARTAVWADPGEPASIAAALRDALDGRRLPDFREAVPALLARFGWAASAAAHLAIYRDWLRAREREPAVELADPPLITAPQET; encoded by the coding sequence ATGAGCGCGGCGCGCCTGCGGATCGGGCTGTTCACGCATTCGGTGAATCCGCGCGGCGGCGTGGTTCATACGCTGGAACTGGCGCGCGCGCTCGGCGCGGCCGGGCACGAGGTCAGCGTGGTGGCGCCGGCCGGGCCGTGCGAGCGGATGTTCCGCCGCGACGGCGAAGGCGAGGCCTATCGCGTGGTGCTGGCGCACACGCGGGCGCAGGCTGCCGATACGGTGTCGATGGTGGCCACGCGGATCGCCGCGATCCGTGCCGCCTTCGATCGCCGCGAGCTGGCCGGCTTCGACGTGCTGCACGCGCAGGACAGCATCAGCGGCAACGCGCTGGCCGAATGGAAGGCCGAAGGCGCGATCCCGGGTTTCCTGCGCACCGTCCATCATCTCGATACCTTCGCCGATCCGCGCCTGGCCGCCTGGCAGCGGCGCGCCTGGCGCGATGCTGATCGCGTGCTGTGCGTGAGCGCGGCATGGACCGCGCGGATGCGCGACGAGCATGGCGTGGCGGTCTTGCAGGTGGCCAATGGCGTCGATGTCGAGCGCTTCGGCAGCGCCCGCGCGGCCGATATCGATGCGATACGCCGGCGCTTCGGACTGCGCGAGGCGGGGCCGATCGTGCTGGCGATCGGCGGCATCGAGGCGCGCAAGAACACGCGCGCCCTGCTCGAAGCCTTCGCGCTGCTGCGGCGCGCGCAACCGGGCATGCAACTGGTGATCGCCGGCGGCGCTAGCCTGCTCGACCACGATGCCTATACACGCGGCTTCGTCGCGCGCGCTGCCGAACTGGGTTTGAAGATCGGCGCCGGCGAGGCGGTGGTGGCGACGGGCACGCTCGACGACACGCAGGTCGTCGCGCTGCTGCATGCGGCCGACGTGGTGTCGATGGTCTCGCTGCGCGAGGGCTTCGGGCTGGTGGTGCTCGAGGCGCTGGCGGCGCGGCGGCCGGTGGTGGTGTCGCGCATCGCGCCCTTCACCGAGCATCTCGACGCGCGCACCGCCGTGTGGGCCGACCCTGGCGAGCCGGCCTCGATCGCCGCCGCGCTGCGCGACGCGCTCGACGGCCGGCGGCTGCCCGATTTCCGCGAGGCGGTGCCGGCGCTGCTGGCGCGCTTCGGCTGGGCCGCCAGCGCGGCCGCCCATCTGGCGATCTACCGGGACTGGCTGCGAGCGCGCGAGCGCGAGCCGGCCGTCGAACTCGCCGATCCTCCCCTCATCACCGCACCACAGGAAACCTGA
- a CDS encoding MSMEG_0570 family nitrogen starvation response protein — MPVMHFRVRWPDATETRCYSPSTVVADYFTPGSEYPLDDFVARSRESLGIASERVRAKFGFACSAAMDELARIEALAERFGQQAEASVTVLALE, encoded by the coding sequence ATGCCCGTCATGCACTTCCGGGTCCGCTGGCCCGATGCCACGGAAACGCGCTGTTATTCGCCGTCCACCGTCGTCGCCGACTACTTCACGCCCGGCAGCGAGTACCCGCTCGACGACTTCGTCGCGCGCTCGCGCGAATCGCTCGGGATCGCCTCGGAGCGGGTGCGCGCCAAGTTCGGCTTCGCCTGCTCGGCCGCGATGGACGAGCTCGCGCGCATCGAGGCGCTGGCCGAGCGCTTCGGCCAGCAGGCCGAGGCCAGCGTGACCGTGCTCGCGCTCGAATGA
- a CDS encoding MSMEG_0569 family flavin-dependent oxidoreductase, whose translation MSTSAISDKSSSAQPEAIPHYPVLVVGGGQAGLSISYYLKQAGIEHLVFEKETVTHGWRRQRWDAFCLVTPNWQCQLPGHPYRGDDPHGFMTRDEIIDYLDGFVAMVDAPVLEHTGVLRVTREEDGRYRVLTTRGAYTADQVVVASGGYHTPIVPRLAERLPASIAQVQSSAYRNAAALPEGGVLVVGSGQSGAQIAEDLHLAGRRVTLAVGDAPRCARFYRGRDVVDWLADMHYYEMPVEKHPLREGVRDNTNHYVTGRDGGRDIDLRRFAAEGMELYGRLEDYRDGALRFATNLGECLDRADETYNGINASIDAFIAKQGIAAPPPTRYEASWRPAAERAALHLADSGIAAIVWCIGFTPDFGWIDVPVFNGRGYPAHRRGVTAAPGLYFVGLPWLHTWGSGRFSGIARDAEYLVERIVGMTGTAADAARAAVEGVTA comes from the coding sequence ATGTCGACTTCCGCGATTTCCGATAAATCCTCGTCCGCCCAGCCCGAGGCGATTCCGCATTACCCCGTGCTGGTCGTCGGCGGCGGTCAGGCGGGCTTGTCGATCAGCTACTACCTGAAGCAGGCCGGCATCGAGCACCTGGTGTTCGAGAAGGAAACCGTCACGCACGGCTGGCGGCGGCAGCGCTGGGACGCGTTCTGCCTGGTCACGCCGAACTGGCAGTGCCAATTGCCGGGCCATCCCTATCGCGGCGACGATCCGCACGGCTTCATGACCCGCGACGAGATCATCGACTACCTGGACGGCTTCGTCGCGATGGTCGACGCGCCGGTGCTGGAGCACACCGGCGTGCTGCGCGTGACGCGCGAGGAAGACGGCCGCTACCGGGTGCTCACCACGCGCGGCGCCTACACGGCCGACCAGGTGGTGGTGGCCTCGGGCGGCTATCACACGCCGATCGTGCCGCGCCTGGCCGAGCGCTTGCCGGCCTCGATCGCGCAGGTCCAGTCCTCGGCCTATCGCAACGCGGCGGCGCTGCCCGAGGGCGGGGTGCTGGTGGTCGGCTCGGGGCAGTCGGGCGCGCAGATCGCCGAGGACCTGCACCTGGCCGGGCGGCGCGTCACGCTCGCGGTGGGCGACGCGCCGCGCTGCGCGCGCTTCTATCGCGGCCGCGACGTGGTCGACTGGCTGGCCGACATGCACTACTACGAGATGCCGGTCGAGAAGCACCCGCTGCGCGAAGGCGTGCGCGACAACACCAATCACTACGTGACGGGGCGCGACGGCGGCCGGGATATCGACCTGCGCCGTTTCGCGGCCGAGGGCATGGAGCTGTATGGCCGCCTCGAGGACTACCGCGACGGCGCGCTGCGTTTCGCCACCAACCTGGGCGAGTGCCTGGATCGCGCCGACGAGACCTACAACGGCATCAACGCCAGCATCGACGCCTTCATCGCCAAGCAGGGCATCGCGGCGCCGCCGCCGACGCGCTACGAAGCGAGCTGGCGCCCGGCCGCCGAGCGCGCGGCGCTGCACCTGGCCGATAGCGGGATCGCCGCGATCGTCTGGTGTATCGGCTTCACGCCCGACTTCGGCTGGATCGACGTGCCGGTGTTCAACGGCCGCGGCTACCCGGCCCATCGGCGCGGCGTGACCGCGGCGCCGGGGCTCTACTTCGTCGGCCTGCCCTGGCTGCATACCTGGGGATCGGGACGCTTCTCGGGCATCGCGCGCGATGCGGAGTACCTGGTGGAGCGGATCGTCGGGATGACGGGCACGGCGGCCGACGCGGCGCGGGCGGCGGTCGAGGGCGTGACGGCCTGA
- a CDS encoding DUF934 domain-containing protein, whose product MNAPDPLLLLTAAEHAAQGGDANGEVLALANDADVIEQATAIAKASRVELHFPSFTDGRAYSQAYLLRRRLGFRGDLRATGEVLADQLMLMQRTGFSSAVLAEGVAPEDARRQLARFPAFYQGDARQDAPYRREGEDGAAADATAPSA is encoded by the coding sequence ATGAACGCACCCGATCCACTCCTGCTGCTGACGGCAGCGGAACACGCGGCCCAGGGCGGCGACGCGAACGGCGAGGTGCTGGCGCTGGCCAACGATGCCGACGTGATCGAGCAGGCCACGGCGATCGCCAAGGCGAGCCGCGTGGAGCTGCACTTCCCCAGCTTCACCGATGGCCGCGCCTACAGCCAGGCCTATCTGCTGCGGCGCCGGCTCGGCTTTCGCGGCGACCTGCGCGCCACCGGCGAGGTGCTGGCCGACCAGTTGATGCTGATGCAGCGCACCGGTTTTTCCAGCGCGGTGCTGGCCGAGGGCGTCGCGCCCGAGGACGCGCGGCGCCAGTTGGCGCGCTTCCCGGCCTTCTACCAGGGCGATGCCAGGCAGGACGCGCCCTATCGGCGCGAGGGGGAAGACGGCGCGGCGGCGGACGCGACGGCGCCATCCGCCTGA
- a CDS encoding nitrite/sulfite reductase has protein sequence MYRYTEFDRAFVRSRAAQFRDQLERWQDGRLDEEAFRPLRLQNGWYVQRHAPMLRVAVPYGELSSAQLRVLARIARDYDVPEPEVYRRALDAQRALGTTRLPTRHAHFTTRTNVQFNWIPLARAADVMDLLATVDMHGIQTSGNCIRNISCDERAGVAPDEIADPRPFAEIMRQWTTLHPEFAFLPRKFKIAITGAAEDRAATAWHDVGLRLVHDARGELGFRVTAGGGMGRTPLIGTLMREFLPWRQIMNYIEAIVRVYNQYGRRDNKYKARIKILVKAEGQRFIDEVEAEFRQIVEHDGGPHTIPEAELARVQASFVAPASLARRAADPDAAERLAEAAARTPALAGWLARNVAAHRDPALRIVTLSFKRPLQAPGDASADQLERVAGLVDRFSAGEARVTHAQNVVLPWVHADDLLALWEAARAEGLASANVHLLTDMIACPGGDFCALANARSLPIADAIAERYQDLDELEDLGEIDLHISGCINSCGHHHSGHIGILGVDKDGREWYQLTLGGADGSARGGQARAGKVIGPSFSAREVPDVIDAVLSAYLGLRLPGAAGTGNEGRRETFVETVARVGLEPFKAAAEAARIVEEAPAA, from the coding sequence ATGTATCGATACACCGAATTCGACCGCGCCTTCGTGCGCAGCCGCGCCGCGCAATTCCGCGATCAGCTCGAACGCTGGCAGGACGGCCGGCTCGACGAGGAAGCGTTCCGCCCGCTGCGCCTGCAGAACGGCTGGTACGTGCAGCGCCACGCGCCGATGCTGCGCGTGGCCGTGCCCTATGGCGAGCTGTCGAGCGCCCAGCTGCGCGTGCTGGCCCGCATCGCGCGCGACTACGACGTGCCCGAGCCCGAGGTCTACCGGCGAGCGCTCGACGCGCAGCGCGCGCTCGGCACCACGCGCCTGCCGACGCGCCATGCGCACTTCACCACGCGCACCAACGTGCAGTTCAACTGGATCCCGCTCGCGCGCGCCGCCGACGTGATGGACCTGCTCGCCACGGTCGACATGCACGGCATCCAGACCAGCGGCAACTGCATCCGCAACATCTCCTGCGACGAGCGCGCCGGCGTCGCGCCCGACGAGATCGCCGATCCGCGCCCGTTCGCCGAGATCATGCGGCAGTGGACCACCCTGCATCCCGAGTTCGCCTTCCTGCCGCGCAAGTTCAAGATCGCCATCACGGGCGCGGCCGAGGATCGCGCCGCCACCGCCTGGCACGACGTCGGGCTGCGGCTGGTGCACGACGCGCGCGGCGAGCTGGGCTTTCGCGTCACGGCCGGCGGCGGCATGGGCCGCACGCCGCTGATCGGCACGCTGATGCGCGAATTCCTGCCCTGGCGGCAGATCATGAACTACATCGAGGCGATCGTGCGCGTGTACAACCAATACGGCCGTCGCGACAACAAGTACAAGGCGCGCATCAAGATCCTGGTGAAGGCCGAGGGGCAGCGCTTCATCGACGAGGTGGAAGCCGAGTTCCGGCAGATCGTCGAGCACGACGGCGGCCCGCACACGATTCCCGAGGCCGAGCTGGCGCGCGTGCAGGCCTCGTTCGTCGCGCCCGCCTCGCTGGCGCGGCGCGCCGCCGATCCGGACGCGGCCGAGCGGCTGGCCGAGGCGGCCGCGCGCACGCCGGCGCTGGCCGGCTGGCTGGCGCGCAACGTCGCCGCGCATCGGGATCCGGCGCTGCGCATCGTCACGCTGTCCTTCAAGCGCCCCCTGCAGGCGCCCGGCGACGCCTCGGCCGACCAGCTCGAGCGCGTCGCCGGCCTGGTCGACCGTTTCTCCGCCGGCGAGGCGCGCGTGACGCACGCGCAGAACGTGGTGCTGCCCTGGGTGCACGCCGACGACCTGCTGGCGCTGTGGGAAGCGGCGCGCGCCGAGGGCCTGGCCAGCGCCAACGTGCACCTGCTGACCGACATGATCGCCTGCCCCGGCGGCGATTTCTGCGCGCTGGCCAATGCGCGCTCGCTGCCGATCGCCGACGCGATCGCCGAGCGCTACCAGGATCTCGACGAGCTGGAGGATCTCGGCGAGATCGACCTGCATATCAGCGGCTGCATCAACTCCTGCGGCCATCATCACAGCGGCCATATCGGCATCCTCGGCGTCGACAAGGACGGCCGCGAGTGGTACCAGCTCACGCTGGGCGGCGCCGATGGCTCCGCGCGCGGCGGCCAGGCGCGCGCCGGCAAGGTGATCGGCCCGTCGTTCTCGGCGCGCGAGGTGCCGGACGTGATCGACGCGGTGCTGTCGGCCTATCTAGGGCTGCGCCTGCCAGGCGCGGCGGGCACCGGCAATGAAGGCCGCCGCGAAACCTTCGTCGAGACCGTCGCCCGCGTCGGCCTCGAACCGTTCAAGGCGGCGGCCGAGGCCGCGCGCATCGTCGAGGAGGCACCTGCCGCATGA
- a CDS encoding alpha/beta fold hydrolase: MSLFQNRNWLHLQRFVLGAVAAFTLAHAQAAEPRWQTLPPTPAPVAGEQHGIAEVNGIRLYYATIGHGSPVILVHGGLSNSDYFGYHVKSLMKYHKVIVLDSRGHGRSSRNEQPFGYDLMTDDVVALMDKLKLPRADIVGWSDGAIIGIDMAIRHPDRVGKVVAFAANTKTDGVMPDVEKNPTFAAFIKRGGDEYRRLSPTPKEYDAFVEQISHMWASQPNWSDEQLKSIRTPVLVMDGDHDEAIKREHTEYIAATIPGAGLQILPNTSHFAMLQDPEAFNFAVEHFLGDR; this comes from the coding sequence ATGTCCCTCTTCCAGAACCGCAACTGGCTGCATCTGCAACGATTCGTCCTCGGCGCCGTCGCGGCCTTCACCCTCGCCCACGCGCAGGCGGCCGAGCCGCGCTGGCAGACGCTGCCTCCCACCCCGGCGCCGGTGGCGGGCGAGCAGCACGGCATCGCCGAGGTCAACGGCATCCGTCTCTACTACGCCACCATCGGCCATGGTTCGCCGGTGATCCTGGTGCATGGCGGCCTGTCGAATTCCGATTATTTCGGCTACCACGTCAAGTCGCTGATGAAGTACCACAAGGTGATCGTGCTCGACAGCCGCGGCCACGGCCGCAGCTCGCGCAACGAGCAGCCCTTCGGCTACGACCTGATGACGGACGACGTGGTCGCGCTGATGGACAAGCTCAAGCTGCCGCGCGCCGATATCGTGGGCTGGAGCGATGGCGCCATCATCGGCATCGACATGGCGATCCGCCATCCCGACCGGGTCGGCAAGGTGGTGGCCTTCGCGGCGAACACCAAGACCGACGGCGTGATGCCCGATGTCGAGAAGAACCCGACCTTCGCCGCCTTCATCAAGCGCGGCGGCGACGAATATCGCCGCCTGTCGCCCACGCCGAAGGAATACGACGCCTTCGTCGAGCAGATCAGCCACATGTGGGCCTCGCAGCCGAACTGGAGCGACGAGCAACTGAAGTCGATCAGGACGCCGGTGCTGGTGATGGACGGCGACCACGACGAGGCGATCAAGCGCGAGCACACCGAGTACATCGCCGCGACGATTCCCGGCGCGGGCCTGCAGATCCTGCCGAACACCAGCCACTTCGCGATGCTGCAGGACCCCGAGGCGTTCAACTTCGCGGTCGAGCACTTCCTCGGCGATCGCTGA
- a CDS encoding LysR substrate-binding domain-containing protein translates to MKNIEQLPNDPPLRAVRAFEAFARLGSVTAAAAELDITPSAVSHQLQLLDAFILTPLTVREGRTLALTDEGRDYYRSISAAFSVLRSATGFVRDRSSLRQITISLIPLFGIGWFVPRLHRFLDQNTDVDVNVRYANHRNYRSDASDLSIRFGAGAADWPSYRCEKLLPGAMVPVCHPAFRRRFGPLRKPADLATVPLVHDEDRSTWVNWLRNAGVRNVPPVVGPMFEDGQLTLSAIRAGLGAGLMRAPLIEAELAGGELVQLFDTALDDGRDYYLCTRDDLDLPDGARRLAQWLRVTAAESMRRLAAAAATQR, encoded by the coding sequence ATCCGCCGCTGCGCGCGGTACGCGCCTTCGAGGCCTTCGCGCGGCTGGGCTCGGTCACGGCGGCGGCGGCCGAGCTCGACATCACGCCCTCGGCGGTCAGCCACCAGCTGCAACTGCTGGACGCCTTCATCCTCACGCCGCTCACGGTGCGCGAGGGCCGCACGCTGGCGCTGACCGACGAGGGCCGCGACTACTACCGCTCGATCAGCGCGGCGTTCTCGGTGCTGCGCAGCGCGACCGGCTTCGTGCGCGATCGCTCCTCGCTGCGGCAGATCACCATCAGCCTGATCCCGCTGTTCGGCATCGGCTGGTTCGTGCCGCGCCTGCATCGCTTCCTCGACCAGAACACCGATGTCGACGTCAACGTGCGCTACGCGAACCACCGCAACTATCGCAGCGACGCCTCGGACCTGTCGATCCGCTTCGGCGCCGGCGCGGCCGACTGGCCCAGCTACCGCTGCGAGAAGCTGCTGCCCGGCGCGATGGTACCGGTCTGTCATCCGGCGTTCCGACGCCGCTTCGGGCCTTTGCGCAAGCCGGCCGACCTGGCGACGGTGCCGCTGGTGCACGACGAGGACCGCAGCACCTGGGTCAACTGGCTGCGCAATGCCGGCGTGCGCAACGTGCCGCCGGTGGTGGGGCCGATGTTCGAGGACGGGCAACTGACGCTGAGCGCGATCCGCGCCGGGCTCGGCGCGGGGCTGATGCGCGCGCCGCTGATCGAGGCCGAACTGGCCGGCGGCGAACTGGTGCAGTTGTTCGATACCGCGCTCGACGACGGCCGCGACTACTACCTCTGCACGCGCGACGACCTGGACCTGCCCGACGGCGCGCGGCGGCTGGCGCAATGGCTGCGGGTGACGGCGGCCGAATCGATGCGGCGGCTGGCGGCGGCAGCGGCCACGCAGCGCTGA